From a single Paraburkholderia edwinii genomic region:
- a CDS encoding nitroreductase family protein encodes MTDEVSLPVTRNFEDRSRYDALMDVVANRMTTRAFDSAYVVPREHYEMILDAARHAPSGANAQPWHFIVVTEQALKDRIAEYFREEQTHRAKLHMKFPTPDYRGLASAPGMVVVATDFRWVKAFPTLNDGSELAAMYEQNAERILLQSVAAATMSAHLAAAALGYNVWWVTAIGQKKAQQAMKPLLGVPEELSVIDIMCFGPPSKVPYKRWKKSVDEITSWNQFDRSHFMTDAEIDEWVATKRHKALYRDAQNVD; translated from the coding sequence ATGACTGACGAAGTATCCCTCCCTGTTACCCGGAATTTCGAAGACCGCTCCAGGTACGATGCGCTGATGGATGTGGTGGCGAACCGGATGACGACCCGAGCATTCGACTCCGCGTATGTGGTGCCGCGGGAACACTATGAAATGATTCTCGACGCTGCGCGCCACGCACCATCCGGGGCCAACGCACAACCCTGGCACTTTATTGTGGTGACCGAGCAGGCGCTTAAAGACCGGATCGCGGAGTACTTTCGTGAAGAACAAACCCATCGCGCAAAGCTCCACATGAAGTTTCCCACGCCCGATTACCGGGGCCTTGCCTCGGCACCGGGCATGGTCGTCGTCGCCACTGATTTCCGTTGGGTGAAAGCCTTTCCGACCTTGAACGACGGCAGCGAACTGGCCGCGATGTATGAACAGAACGCCGAAAGGATTTTGCTGCAGAGCGTGGCGGCAGCGACCATGTCGGCCCATCTGGCCGCCGCCGCTCTCGGCTACAACGTGTGGTGGGTGACCGCTATTGGACAGAAAAAAGCCCAGCAGGCGATGAAGCCTTTGCTCGGCGTCCCGGAAGAACTTTCAGTCATTGACATCATGTGCTTTGGGCCACCATCCAAAGTACCGTACAAACGCTGGAAGAAATCGGTCGACGAGATCACCAGCTGGAACCAGTTCGATCGCTCCCATTTCATGACGGACGCGGAAATAGACGAGTGGGTCGCCACTAAGCGACACAAAGCACTCTATCGCGACGCTCAGAACGTTGACTAA
- a CDS encoding fimbrial protein produces the protein MTSRTRFISAAILTSAALISPFAFAADGTITITGTVTAQTCTINGNGSGSSNFTVPLISVSASSLPSAGKPAGATPFNISLSACTPASGNVHTFFEAGPTVDTATGNLIIATGGATNVEVQLLNGDSTPIKLGVIDTSQNSKSVAISAGGTATLNYIAQYIATGAATAGAVSTSVLYTMVYQ, from the coding sequence ATGACTTCCAGAACCAGGTTCATTTCCGCAGCAATTCTCACGAGTGCGGCACTCATCTCCCCGTTCGCCTTTGCGGCCGACGGTACGATTACGATCACCGGTACCGTGACCGCGCAGACCTGTACGATCAACGGCAACGGTAGCGGCTCGAGCAACTTCACTGTGCCGCTGATCAGCGTGTCGGCGAGTTCGTTGCCAAGCGCCGGCAAGCCGGCAGGCGCTACACCATTCAACATCTCACTGTCGGCTTGTACGCCCGCCTCGGGCAACGTGCACACTTTTTTCGAAGCGGGCCCGACGGTCGATACGGCAACGGGCAACCTGATCATCGCGACCGGCGGTGCGACCAACGTCGAGGTTCAACTGTTGAACGGCGACTCCACGCCGATCAAACTCGGTGTAATCGATACGTCGCAGAACTCGAAGTCTGTGGCGATCAGCGCTGGCGGTACCGCGACGCTGAATTACATCGCGCAGTACATCGCTACGGGCGCAGCAACAGCAGGTGCGGTAAGCACGAGCGTGCTGTACACGATGGTCTACCAGTAA
- a CDS encoding LuxR C-terminal-related transcriptional regulator — protein sequence MEAYSDSPDRKWNVSLIQTKMMPPRLPPGYVQRPALFERLRERGVGSITLVTAPAGFGKTTLLAGWKEALSNEAHPVAWLTLDEEDDDPQQFGAYLITAFSRASEDIAEPAQRLLNNDALTPIKTVISVLLNSIATCGRYVFLVLDDVDRLTVKPVLTVLSRLLRYAPENMHILLGARGEPALALGQLRTPEKLMRLDTDDLRFSVDDAGAFFDQIGTAPLDRTGIGLLHDATEGWVAGLQLASLSLSRDGDAAKVAGHLAETRSGIDRYLNDTVLAHLPPAVLKFLLYTSILQRLNHAVCDAIMEGGSEGTLDWLERHNVFIRPIDEGHEWYRYHSLLSEALRRRLDRQMPKQVPLLHRRAYQWFAGAGLWPEAVRHALAAGDHEKAAQWVENCAMEMLERGDPHTLLGWIGKLPRDLVMERLRLRLLKAWALGFSLQAPLATREIRGIAEEMNQSRRDGRGVVEDVSQAELNALHGFIAGASDDSERAFELGRAAQATIASAAPWVKSYAQIAQFFGLMYKGGFDEIRRIWAVARDNAPRIQDPIHSDMMRHAMYGHAALVHGELPEARRIFEATVKRAEAALGPSSPGTAGLASCLASIYYECNELHEARRLIEGRTPLVLETSPLGALIRHTLCASRLLGRNGETGPALAVLEDGRQVALSRQWLRLKLACDAETVRLFIRDGNLAGARQLADELSMSVPATCEGRSGSAVETWTSYCLLQARVLLAENLAEKASVLLARSLDTVASMGWRYQEALISLLLSLAFEQRGASEKSLVSLERALRVGEAIGLLNSFVDEGRPVQALLQQFRKASASASGAQTAYVDRLLVAFDATDIESPALPATVAAAPALPDVLSVREREVLDHVARGLSNKEIGRALKLAPETVKWHLKNIFEKLNVSSRIEAMQSYFGPRGR from the coding sequence ATGGAAGCCTATTCGGATAGTCCCGATCGCAAGTGGAACGTATCGCTGATCCAGACCAAAATGATGCCGCCGCGTCTGCCTCCCGGCTACGTGCAGCGGCCAGCATTGTTCGAGCGGCTGCGTGAACGAGGCGTCGGCAGCATAACGCTCGTAACGGCGCCCGCGGGTTTTGGCAAAACCACGTTGCTTGCAGGTTGGAAAGAAGCGCTGTCGAACGAGGCACACCCCGTTGCGTGGCTCACACTCGATGAAGAAGACGACGATCCGCAGCAGTTCGGCGCCTATCTGATCACCGCATTTTCTCGCGCCTCGGAAGACATCGCCGAGCCCGCGCAACGACTGCTGAATAACGATGCGCTGACCCCAATCAAAACCGTGATCTCGGTGCTCCTGAACAGCATCGCCACATGCGGCCGGTACGTGTTCCTCGTGCTCGACGACGTCGACCGCCTGACCGTGAAGCCGGTTCTCACAGTCCTGTCCCGTCTGTTGCGCTACGCGCCCGAGAACATGCACATATTGTTGGGTGCGCGAGGCGAACCGGCGCTGGCGCTCGGTCAACTGAGAACGCCGGAGAAACTGATGCGTCTCGATACCGACGATTTGCGTTTTTCGGTCGACGATGCGGGAGCGTTTTTTGATCAGATAGGCACAGCGCCGCTCGACCGAACCGGCATCGGTTTATTGCACGATGCCACTGAAGGATGGGTAGCCGGTTTGCAACTGGCCTCGCTTTCGTTAAGCCGGGATGGCGATGCGGCGAAGGTCGCCGGTCATCTTGCCGAAACCCGTTCCGGCATCGATCGTTACCTGAACGATACGGTCCTCGCACATTTGCCGCCCGCCGTGCTGAAATTCCTGCTGTACACGTCGATTCTTCAGCGGCTCAACCATGCCGTGTGCGACGCGATCATGGAAGGCGGCAGCGAAGGAACGCTCGATTGGCTGGAGCGGCATAACGTGTTCATCCGGCCGATCGATGAAGGGCACGAATGGTATCGATACCATTCGCTGCTGTCCGAAGCGCTACGGCGGCGCCTCGATCGCCAGATGCCGAAACAGGTACCCCTGCTGCATCGTCGCGCGTACCAATGGTTTGCCGGCGCGGGTCTCTGGCCCGAGGCGGTTAGACATGCGTTGGCCGCGGGCGATCATGAAAAGGCGGCGCAATGGGTTGAAAATTGCGCAATGGAAATGCTTGAACGCGGCGACCCGCATACGTTGTTAGGGTGGATCGGGAAACTGCCGCGCGATCTCGTCATGGAACGGCTGCGCTTGCGTCTCCTGAAAGCGTGGGCGCTCGGCTTTTCACTGCAAGCGCCGCTTGCTACCAGGGAAATCCGCGGAATTGCCGAAGAAATGAACCAGTCGCGCCGCGATGGTCGTGGCGTTGTCGAAGACGTTTCGCAGGCGGAGCTGAATGCGCTCCATGGATTTATTGCCGGTGCGAGCGACGACAGCGAGCGCGCGTTCGAACTCGGGCGCGCCGCACAGGCAACCATCGCGTCCGCGGCTCCCTGGGTAAAGAGTTACGCGCAAATCGCGCAATTCTTTGGCCTGATGTACAAAGGCGGCTTCGACGAGATACGTCGCATATGGGCAGTCGCGAGAGATAACGCGCCGCGTATTCAGGACCCGATTCACTCCGACATGATGCGGCACGCAATGTACGGTCATGCCGCACTGGTACATGGCGAGCTGCCCGAGGCAAGACGCATTTTCGAAGCCACCGTCAAGCGCGCCGAGGCCGCTTTAGGCCCCTCGTCGCCCGGCACCGCTGGATTAGCGAGTTGCCTTGCATCGATCTACTACGAATGCAATGAGTTGCACGAAGCACGCAGGCTGATCGAAGGTCGCACGCCCCTTGTCCTGGAAACCTCCCCTCTCGGCGCACTGATACGACATACGCTGTGTGCTTCACGCCTTCTGGGGCGTAACGGGGAAACAGGGCCCGCGCTCGCTGTTCTTGAAGACGGTCGACAGGTCGCACTGAGCCGGCAGTGGTTACGCCTGAAGTTGGCCTGCGACGCCGAGACAGTACGATTGTTTATTCGCGACGGTAACCTTGCCGGGGCAAGACAACTCGCCGACGAATTAAGCATGAGCGTGCCGGCAACCTGTGAAGGTCGGTCGGGGTCTGCTGTGGAAACGTGGACAAGCTATTGCCTGCTACAAGCACGCGTGCTGCTTGCCGAAAATCTCGCGGAGAAGGCTTCCGTATTGCTAGCACGCTCGCTCGATACGGTAGCCTCGATGGGCTGGCGTTATCAGGAAGCGCTGATCTCCTTGCTGCTTTCCCTCGCGTTCGAACAACGCGGTGCATCCGAAAAATCGCTCGTCTCGCTCGAACGCGCACTTCGCGTCGGAGAGGCAATTGGCCTGCTCAATAGCTTCGTGGATGAAGGGCGACCGGTGCAAGCGTTGCTGCAGCAATTCCGCAAGGCTTCAGCGAGCGCCTCTGGCGCGCAGACGGCCTATGTCGACAGATTGCTCGTCGCTTTCGATGCGACCGATATTGAATCACCGGCACTGCCCGCCACTGTCGCGGCGGCGCCCGCATTGCCGGACGTTCTTAGCGTGAGGGAGCGGGAAGTGCTTGATCATGTCGCTCGCGGCCTTTCGAATAAGGAAATCGGGCGAGCGTTGAAGCTGGCGCCTGAGACCGTGAAGTGGCATTTGAAGAACATCTTCGAAAAGCTCAATGTCAGTTCGCGCATCGAAGCCATGCAAAGCTATTTTGGACCTCGCGGTAGATAG
- a CDS encoding fimbria/pilus outer membrane usher protein, with amino-acid sequence MLPLSARARPRPCCVLALLCFASAGATAGTTDAPQVAEVQFNDLFLQRPDGAHIDVSRFEKGNLAAPGTYRVDLYVNTNWLGRAEITLRQAGDNPNDVRPCFDRELLERVGVDLAKLSPEATQKLTGGSNACITLDALVPDATASFDNGEQRLDVSVPQAAMRLEARGYVDPRYWDNGVPAALLQYNASVYRADSEGASSTQAYVGLTAGLNAGPWRFRHNGNATYDTHGGTHYQSVQTSLQRSIARLKSQLVIGDAFTDGAMFDSVGFRGVQLSSDERMYPESQRGYAPTIRGIAPSNSLVQVRQNGNIIYTANVATGPFEINDLYPTGYGGDLDVSVTAADGSVETFKVPYASAVNSLRPGITHFSVTAGQYRNPLISGKPVLFQATIQHGVTNLITGYGGVTVAQGYLAGVAGAALNTELGAFSLDVTQANTDLPGQAARHGQSVKIAYSKLLTSTNTNIAVAAYRYSSSGYLGLQDAMQLRENNSGGPDALMSGGIQRGQFQVTLNQSLPDGFGSFYVSGSTVNYWNRGGSDTQFQAGYNNKFRRINYGVSASRQFDITRGRWDNRVMLNVSIPLNIGAKSVYSTTSVQRDSNGSMSIQQALSGSLGVDNAVNYGVNVARTSGGGAGATTDVGGNVAYLSPYATLTANASKGTGFTQYGGGMSGGMVAYGGGVAFTPTMGETVAIVEAKDAGGARVTSGAGLRIDPFGHALVSSLQPFETNEIEIDPKGLPMSVELKSSSQHVAPTAGAVVRLKFETEGGGRAVLLRVRMADGQPVPFGAQVMDVGGQNVGTVAQEGRIVLRGVHADAATLSVRWGDTAVEGCTVSYRLPVAVRGNTQRWTDAEATCRN; translated from the coding sequence ATGTTGCCGTTGTCCGCGCGTGCGCGTCCGCGTCCTTGCTGCGTGCTCGCACTCCTGTGCTTCGCGTCCGCCGGTGCGACAGCTGGAACGACGGACGCGCCGCAAGTGGCGGAAGTTCAGTTCAACGACCTGTTCCTGCAGCGTCCGGACGGCGCGCACATCGACGTCAGTCGCTTCGAAAAGGGCAACCTTGCAGCGCCGGGCACATATCGCGTCGATCTGTATGTCAACACGAACTGGCTCGGCCGGGCCGAGATCACGCTCAGGCAGGCGGGCGACAACCCGAACGACGTGCGGCCGTGTTTCGATCGCGAACTGCTCGAGCGTGTCGGCGTGGACCTCGCGAAGCTGTCGCCCGAGGCGACACAAAAGCTGACCGGTGGCTCTAACGCCTGCATCACGCTCGACGCACTCGTGCCCGATGCAACAGCATCGTTCGACAACGGCGAGCAGCGGCTCGACGTCAGCGTGCCGCAGGCGGCGATGCGCCTCGAAGCGCGTGGTTACGTCGACCCGCGTTACTGGGACAACGGCGTGCCGGCCGCGCTGCTGCAGTACAACGCGAGCGTCTACCGCGCGGACAGCGAAGGTGCCTCGTCGACCCAGGCGTACGTCGGCCTGACCGCCGGCCTGAATGCCGGCCCGTGGCGCTTCCGTCATAACGGCAACGCGACCTACGACACGCACGGCGGCACGCATTACCAGAGCGTGCAGACAAGCCTGCAGCGCTCGATCGCGCGGCTCAAAAGCCAGTTAGTGATCGGCGATGCGTTCACCGACGGCGCGATGTTCGACAGCGTCGGTTTTCGCGGCGTGCAGCTCTCGAGCGACGAGCGGATGTATCCGGAGTCGCAGCGCGGCTACGCGCCGACAATTCGCGGCATTGCGCCCAGCAACTCGCTGGTGCAGGTGCGCCAGAACGGCAACATCATCTATACGGCCAACGTCGCGACTGGCCCGTTCGAGATTAACGATCTGTATCCGACCGGTTATGGCGGCGATCTCGATGTCAGCGTGACAGCGGCGGACGGCAGCGTAGAAACCTTCAAGGTGCCGTATGCGTCGGCAGTGAATTCGCTGCGGCCGGGCATCACGCATTTCAGCGTCACGGCGGGCCAGTATCGCAATCCGCTGATCTCGGGCAAGCCCGTGCTGTTTCAGGCGACGATCCAGCACGGCGTCACGAACCTGATCACCGGTTACGGCGGCGTGACCGTCGCGCAAGGCTATCTCGCCGGCGTGGCAGGCGCGGCGCTTAACACCGAACTGGGCGCATTCAGTCTTGACGTCACGCAGGCGAACACCGATCTGCCGGGGCAGGCTGCACGCCACGGTCAAAGCGTGAAGATCGCGTACAGCAAGCTGCTGACCTCGACCAACACCAACATCGCGGTCGCCGCGTATCGATACTCGAGCAGCGGCTATCTGGGCCTGCAGGACGCCATGCAATTGCGCGAGAACAATAGCGGCGGACCGGACGCGCTGATGTCCGGCGGAATTCAGCGCGGGCAGTTTCAGGTCACGTTGAATCAGAGTCTCCCGGATGGCTTTGGCTCGTTCTACGTGTCGGGATCGACGGTCAATTACTGGAATCGCGGCGGCAGCGATACGCAGTTCCAGGCCGGCTACAACAACAAGTTCCGGCGCATCAACTATGGCGTGTCGGCGTCGCGCCAGTTCGATATCACACGCGGCCGCTGGGACAACCGGGTCATGCTGAACGTGTCGATCCCGCTCAACATCGGTGCGAAATCGGTCTACTCGACGACGAGTGTGCAGCGCGATTCGAACGGATCGATGTCCATCCAGCAAGCGCTGAGCGGCTCGCTCGGCGTCGACAACGCGGTGAACTACGGCGTCAACGTCGCTCGTACGAGCGGCGGCGGAGCAGGCGCGACGACCGATGTCGGCGGCAATGTGGCCTATCTGTCGCCTTATGCGACGCTGACCGCGAATGCGTCGAAGGGAACGGGCTTCACGCAATACGGCGGCGGCATGTCGGGCGGCATGGTCGCCTATGGCGGCGGCGTCGCATTCACGCCGACGATGGGCGAGACGGTCGCGATCGTCGAAGCGAAGGATGCAGGCGGCGCGCGCGTCACGTCCGGCGCCGGTCTGCGTATCGATCCGTTCGGTCATGCGCTCGTGTCGAGCCTGCAGCCGTTCGAGACCAACGAGATCGAGATCGATCCGAAGGGGCTGCCGATGAGCGTGGAACTGAAGTCATCCTCGCAGCATGTCGCGCCGACGGCCGGCGCCGTGGTGCGGTTGAAGTTCGAGACCGAGGGCGGCGGACGGGCGGTGCTGCTGCGCGTGCGGATGGCCGACGGCCAGCCGGTGCCGTTTGGCGCGCAGGTGATGGATGTGGGCGGGCAGAACGTCGGCACCGTTGCACAGGAAGGCCGCATCGTGCTGCGCGGTGTGCATGCCGATGCGGCGACGCTGAGCGTGCGCTGGGGCGATACGGCGGTGGAAGGCTGCACTGTGTCGTACAGGTTGCCGGTGGCGGTGCGCGGCAACACGCAGCGCTGGACCGATGCGGAGGCGACGTGCCGGAATTAA
- a CDS encoding DUF2827 domain-containing protein, with translation MAQQRALRIGITIGIRSETEGMWVNGIKQNALYLAKLFQHSPLGHSVAIVNTTSVALTGVLPWDTARFPVRQFEDVKDALDVLIELGGQISEEQTRYLKARGTKLVSYCCGPEYVQMMEAMIFNRRLADTVFINQQYDAVWAIPQVMETTASFLGTLRRVPVCEVPFVWDPMCLNMRTRDLPFEGEYRPREIATPDVADRTKKRLTVMEPNIDVLKFCLYPLLIAEQAFRSDRDAIAHLHVTNAKHLARHSPEFIGIAQYLDIVKAGKASFVGRYETPQFLSEHTDIVISHQWGLALNYFYFDACWNGFALVHNAQLCREIGYYYEGNDVEAGARQLVHAIRRHDDDWQSYRAKQRKAIVRFLATNLELIARYDELLEGLFATDQRE, from the coding sequence ATGGCACAGCAACGCGCCTTGCGAATCGGCATCACGATCGGCATTCGCAGCGAAACGGAAGGCATGTGGGTCAACGGCATCAAGCAGAATGCGCTGTACCTAGCAAAACTCTTCCAGCACTCGCCGCTCGGGCATTCGGTGGCGATCGTCAATACGACTTCGGTCGCCTTGACCGGCGTGCTGCCCTGGGATACGGCGCGCTTCCCCGTGCGTCAGTTCGAGGACGTCAAAGACGCGCTCGATGTGCTCATCGAACTCGGCGGTCAGATCAGCGAAGAACAAACACGCTATCTGAAAGCGCGCGGCACGAAGCTCGTCAGCTACTGCTGTGGGCCCGAATACGTGCAGATGATGGAGGCGATGATCTTCAACCGGCGTCTCGCCGACACGGTATTCATCAACCAGCAGTACGACGCGGTGTGGGCCATTCCGCAGGTAATGGAAACGACCGCGAGTTTTCTCGGCACATTGCGGCGCGTGCCGGTATGTGAAGTGCCGTTCGTCTGGGACCCGATGTGTCTGAACATGCGTACGCGCGACCTGCCGTTCGAAGGCGAATACCGTCCGCGCGAAATCGCAACGCCGGACGTCGCCGATCGCACGAAGAAGCGCCTGACGGTGATGGAGCCGAACATCGACGTGCTGAAGTTCTGCCTGTATCCACTGCTGATTGCCGAACAGGCGTTTCGCAGCGATAGGGACGCAATTGCACACCTGCACGTGACGAACGCGAAACACCTCGCGCGCCATAGCCCTGAATTCATCGGCATCGCGCAGTACCTTGACATCGTGAAGGCGGGCAAGGCGAGCTTCGTTGGCCGCTACGAGACGCCGCAGTTTCTGTCTGAGCACACGGATATCGTGATCTCGCACCAGTGGGGGCTCGCGCTCAACTACTTCTATTTTGACGCGTGCTGGAATGGCTTTGCGCTCGTGCATAACGCGCAGCTGTGCCGCGAAATCGGTTACTACTATGAGGGTAACGACGTCGAGGCAGGTGCGCGCCAACTGGTCCATGCGATCCGTCGTCACGACGACGACTGGCAGTCGTATCGCGCAAAACAGCGCAAGGCGATCGTGCGATTTCTCGCGACCAACCTCGAGCTGATCGCGCGCTACGACGAACTGCTTGAGGGGCTATTCGCCACGGACCAGCGGGAATAG
- a CDS encoding fimbrial protein — MISRTNLISAAILASAALTSPFAFAADGTITITGTVTAQTCTIRGFLSGSSNFTVPLIKVSASSLPGAGKPAGATQFNISLSACTPASGNVHTYFEPGPTVDTATGNLFNTAANGAATNVEIQLLNSDSTPIKLGVADAAQNSKSVAISAAGTATLNYIAQYIATGAATPGAVSTSVLYTMVYQ; from the coding sequence ATGATTTCCAGGACTAACCTCATTTCCGCCGCGATTCTCGCGAGTGCCGCGCTTACCTCCCCGTTTGCCTTCGCGGCCGACGGTACGATCACGATCACCGGCACCGTCACCGCGCAGACCTGTACGATCAGGGGCTTCCTTAGCGGCTCGAGCAACTTCACTGTGCCGCTGATCAAAGTGTCGGCAAGTTCGTTGCCTGGCGCTGGCAAGCCGGCAGGCGCGACGCAGTTCAACATCTCACTGTCGGCTTGTACGCCCGCCTCGGGCAACGTGCACACTTATTTCGAACCGGGCCCAACGGTCGATACAGCAACGGGCAACCTGTTCAACACGGCGGCAAACGGCGCCGCGACCAACGTCGAGATCCAGCTGTTGAACAGCGACTCAACGCCAATCAAACTCGGCGTAGCCGATGCGGCGCAGAACTCGAAGTCTGTGGCGATCAGCGCTGCCGGTACCGCGACTCTGAATTACATCGCGCAGTACATCGCTACGGGCGCGGCAACGCCAGGTGCGGTAAGCACGAGCGTGCTGTACACGATGGTCTACCAGTAA
- a CDS encoding fimbrial protein: protein MLMALVRGRRDSWRRMVFTLLVLFMCGLGSHAAFAQTAICSTASTSTVAISMPASITVPRDKVPGSVLTTWATSPQTTSYFGCVTSGTASAGMVFQPVSLTKSGITVVEPHGVTVTVWNTNVSGVGIAIAVSSYSAGCGGWQPWQDLALANVSGWTGTLCNKAGSWATGGQVEMALVATGTVVAGTTTGGQILRGTGATNVNGAITFAKLPSGAAAQNSFSLSATNVVVAGCTTADVTLDLGSYQQSTFKSIGPATNTAKNFTIAVNACPAGLTKIQYQFNSINAVLDPTNGVLALSSTSTATGIGLQLKDGSGNPLQYNTTQYTLSAYNTTTGGSYTIPLTAAYYQTAATVTPGSVNTVLTFTLIYQ from the coding sequence ATGCTGATGGCGCTCGTGCGCGGGCGCCGCGATAGTTGGCGCCGGATGGTGTTCACGCTGTTGGTGTTGTTCATGTGCGGATTAGGTTCGCACGCGGCATTCGCACAGACCGCTATTTGCTCGACCGCCAGCACTTCAACGGTCGCGATTTCGATGCCAGCGTCGATCACGGTGCCGCGCGACAAGGTGCCTGGTTCTGTCTTGACTACGTGGGCGACGTCACCGCAGACAACCTCGTACTTTGGCTGTGTCACGTCCGGTACCGCCAGTGCGGGCATGGTGTTCCAACCGGTTTCGTTGACGAAATCCGGCATCACGGTGGTGGAACCGCATGGTGTGACCGTTACGGTCTGGAATACGAATGTTTCGGGCGTTGGGATCGCGATCGCCGTGAGTTCCTATTCGGCCGGCTGTGGCGGCTGGCAGCCCTGGCAGGATCTCGCTCTGGCCAATGTGTCAGGTTGGACCGGCACCCTGTGCAATAAGGCCGGCTCTTGGGCGACGGGTGGGCAGGTCGAGATGGCGCTAGTGGCCACTGGCACAGTGGTCGCCGGCACGACAACCGGTGGCCAGATATTGCGAGGCACTGGGGCAACCAATGTCAACGGTGCCATTACGTTCGCGAAATTGCCTTCGGGGGCCGCGGCACAGAATTCCTTTTCGCTGTCTGCGACGAACGTGGTCGTTGCCGGCTGCACGACGGCGGACGTGACACTCGACTTGGGTTCGTATCAACAGTCGACGTTCAAGAGCATAGGGCCGGCGACCAATACAGCGAAGAATTTCACGATCGCCGTCAATGCATGCCCGGCCGGACTCACGAAAATCCAGTACCAGTTCAATTCGATTAACGCGGTGCTCGATCCGACAAACGGCGTGCTCGCGTTGTCGAGCACTTCGACTGCGACTGGCATTGGCCTTCAGTTGAAGGACGGCAGCGGGAATCCGCTCCAGTACAACACGACGCAGTACACGCTGTCGGCGTACAACACCACGACGGGCGGCTCGTACACGATTCCATTGACAGCGGCTTACTACCAAACAGCGGCGACCGTCACACCCGGGAGTGTGAACACCGTCCTTACCTTCACGCTTATCTATCAGTAG
- a CDS encoding fimbria/pilus periplasmic chaperone: MPAEASVVIAATRVIYDANEPEVTLKLSNEGQSPALVQSWVDAGDVRGAPSNINVPFTVTPPISRIDPSRSQTLRLVYTGEALPQDRESVFWLDVLEVPPKPAADSRETNHLQLAFRSRIKLFFRPAHLQGTPDTAAAQLTWRLTQTGGQLAIEVHNPTAFHVSLTEITVHAAGKAATFDDGGMIGPGETHAFQLKGEVADAPDATVHYQWLNDYGGPGGGDAPLGPGTAAVSK, encoded by the coding sequence GTGCCAGCGGAGGCTTCCGTCGTCATCGCGGCGACGCGCGTGATCTACGACGCGAATGAGCCTGAGGTCACGCTCAAGCTATCGAACGAAGGTCAGTCGCCGGCACTCGTGCAGTCGTGGGTCGATGCCGGTGACGTGCGCGGCGCGCCGTCGAACATTAACGTGCCGTTCACGGTGACGCCGCCGATCTCGCGCATCGATCCGTCCCGATCGCAGACGCTGCGCCTCGTCTATACAGGCGAGGCGTTACCGCAGGACCGCGAGTCGGTGTTCTGGCTCGACGTGCTCGAGGTGCCGCCGAAACCTGCGGCTGACAGCCGAGAGACCAACCACCTGCAACTCGCGTTCCGTTCGCGGATCAAGCTGTTCTTCCGACCTGCTCATCTGCAGGGCACGCCTGATACAGCGGCGGCACAGCTCACATGGCGGCTGACGCAGACCGGCGGACAACTCGCCATCGAGGTCCACAACCCGACAGCATTTCACGTATCGCTGACTGAAATCACCGTACACGCCGCAGGCAAGGCCGCGACTTTCGACGACGGCGGCATGATCGGTCCGGGTGAAACACACGCGTTTCAGCTAAAGGGCGAGGTGGCCGACGCGCCCGATGCGACGGTTCACTACCAATGGCTGAACGACTACGGTGGTCCGGGCGGCGGCGATGCGCCACTTGGGCCGGGAACGGCTGCCGTATCCAAATGA